TTAATGGAGATAATGTGACTGAGAAGGATGCAAGCGAAGTCTTCTTAACTAATTACTATAACTGGTATGTTAAAGAATTTTACATTAATCATAAATATATTTGTCTTTCAGTTCTTTATATAAAGAAATTTGATCTTTGACCACGGGTGAAATGACTCAAATCTTTGATAGAAATACTTGATTATCATTAATGGATCCATCTAAAAAGTCGAGGAACATACTTGATACGGTTAGCAGCATTGGAAGCCAAGTTATAAATTGGGCAGTGCAAAAGTGTAAGACGTCCGGGCTACAAATTCCAACTTTATGACACCGGTGAAAGTTAATAAGGGATAACGAAACAGAGTGAATAAGGGATCTGTGAACTGTGGATAACGAAACAGAGTGAATAAGGGATCTGTGAACTGTCCCTTGACTGTGTGAAATGCAGGGGCAACTAAATGAGTTAATAAGAGATCTTTGAATTGCCGCTCGACTGCGTGAAATGCAGGtatataccaacaaaaaaaaaatacagcaaAATAGATAGATTTAATGCTACTATTAAGTTAGTATTTACTACTGAGATGTTAGTGTTTTAGCTGAATGCAACACGAGCGCATGGGGATTTATGAAGAGTGAGCAAGACTTTTGTTAGGTATTTTCCGAATCACTGGATTGAGATTTGAGTATTCATCTGTGTGCTATTAGGTTGTTTTGGTGACTCTTACTACTTTGGTTGTGAATTTATATCCTACTTAGCTTTTGGTTATATAGCACTAAGTGATTATTTCTTTCGAATTTAAGATCCTTAAAactttttttccccaaaaaagGTAGTGGTTATATGAtccttaaattttttatttactcAATTGTGGTGTCTGTAATTTAAATTCTTATACACGGTTAGAGTTTATCGAGCACTGATTATCGTATATATGCAATTACCATATTGTATTAGAAAGAAATAATCACTTAGTGCTATATAACCAAAAGCTAAGTAGGATATAAATTCACAACCAAAGTAGTAAGAGTCACCAAAACAACCTAATAGCACACAGATGAATACTCAAATCTCAATCCAGTGATTCGGAAAATACCTAACAAACTTATATTCTATAGGTATCGAATCCACCTAAAGGTAAAGGACAAGACAGAGACTGCAGTGTCCGTTGTTATAGTGCTTAAGCATACTGCGTGTTTGTTGAAGAAGATTTGATTCAACACATTATGTTAAACAGGTTTTAAACTGATTGGTTGTCGTGTGCTAACCAACAACCAACctgttcaaaaaaataaataaccaaCCTGTTCCCGTGCAATGCACGGGCCCAACACTAGTTCCTAagtaaacaaaacaaaacaaaagaaaggtTGAATCGTAAGTTGTTGTTTTTTGCTTCTTTCTGGTATCACCTTATGTTTGACAATCTAGGAAACTTCCAAACGTTAAATCCAAAATGGTAGACGTAGGAAGCTCGATCCAACCGACTGAGCCAGTCTAGCTCAATAAGACCTGACTTTCTTACTTGAAATCAGAAGAGTAACATCAGAAATTATAGGCCTCGTCTTTGAGAATTAGTGATCTCTTCATAGCTACACTcgtgtttctaaaaaaaaaaaaaaaaaaagcagagcATACGGACTAACGTCGCATCACCATATGGCGCGCCTCTATCTATCTTCACGTGAGAGTTTTGAAAGAAACTGTTCTTAGGATTTTCCTAGTACGACTGTTAGATGAGAAAGTTTAACTAGGTTGTCTATCTTTTTATGTAATGTTAGATTACTTAATCCTACTATATCTAATCGAAGTACTAGTAGGTAAAAAGTCATACCACTTTATCATAAGTACAATCTCACAAAATCTCTTCTTGTCTCCAAAGGTCTTATTCTTTCCAGATACAGTTGCTGAGTTGAATGATTGTTGTCCTAAATGCTGTTTATTAATCAATTCATTCTTGTACTTCCTGGTTGTtactatataaactcatttagCTAACATCAATTTTCATCACAATCACAATCATCCAAATATTTAGCTAAGGAAACAATTATCATTCAGTATCAATTACTATTAATTACTATCAGCAATGGCTCAGCCTCAATGTATTTCAGGTCTATCTGGGAAACTTGTGACTGAATTAAATGTTAACTGCGGCGCTGACGATTTTTACACAATATTTAAGCAGCATGTAGACGTTCCGAAAGCGATACCTCATATTTACAAGTGCGTGAAAGTTGTTGAGGGAGATGGAACTACTTCCGGTTGTATCAAGGAATGGGGCTATCATTGTGGTATGCATAAATCTTTATCCATACACAGAAAACTTGTCTTAATATTTATATTCTTAATCTCTTCATATTGTAAGCTTAAATTTTACTTACGATTATATTTATGGTCGTGTGCATCCAGAGGGTAAGGAACTGATTGTCAAGGAGAAAACGACATACACTGATGAAACAAGGACGATATGCCACTGCGTAGTAGGAGGAGCCTTAGCAAAGGAGTACAAGAAGTTCTATGCAATCCTTGTGGTTAATCCATTGCCTTGTGGTAATGGAAGCGTTGTGAGTTGGACTGTGGATTATGAGAAGATTAATAAGGATTCTCCAATCCCTATCCCTTATCTGGCTCTGTTTGGTAAGGTCATTGAGGGCATGGACTCTTACCTCTGCGCTTCTGGTTAAATTATCGATGATATATGCATATATATCAACGGAGAATCCTGCGTACGGTGTGTGTTTGTGTGGTAATAAAAACTACAAATAACTGAGTCTTGTTATTAGAAGGGAATGAATGTTATTAGGAGGGAAAGAATGGATGTGAGGAGGGAAGAAAATGACCTAAATTCAAGTCAACACTTAGTCACGTACAaatccaataaaaataaataagtattttgaaaataccgatTTCATCCTTATTAACTTATCTCCGAGCTATTGATGTTGACTATTTAAAACACGAGCCACTTCTACATTAGTTTAATTTATAGTAATTGAGATTTGGATGAGCTACTTCAAAGATGTCTTTTCGACAACATACAGTACGTATCTGGCATCCATATCATGAAATTAACATTAACGCCCTTTTCTTTTCATAAGAAATAAAATCGTTAGCTCACGATTTACCCAGCGAGATTGTTTTGCTGCAAACGGTGTATGCATAACAGATATCCAAATGTGAATCAAAATTGTTAACCTACATGGATAAAACTACAACATGTCAAGGGTCAATCCCTCCTCTTAAATTTTAATTCCATCCTCATAATCcttccctcctcaaatccattgTTTCCCTCCTATTAACAATACTCAAATAACCGTGGACTTGCAAGAGTCTATCTTGGACCTTATCATCAAGGCTTTACCTATTGCCTGTATGTTTGGTTTGTTTGGTAATaaatgtgtagttgcaggaaatcctataaccacatccatacaagaatctaaacaatactctaaaaaatcatgatgaaaatcattCAGTTACTCATTAAGAAATTAAGTtggatacaagataatacaaagaTTAAACTTGCTTTCCAAATAAACTttttctctcctaatttcttttcTAACACACTCTAAAGGATCTCTCCCATTACATGATAGCCCTTTCTTTTATATagggtattacatagtggatgacacctaacagatcccctattttcggaatcaccgtgcgttacaatcgctcatgtacatttGCTTAACTTCGCACACTTTACACTCCgcatagatcttcacactttactcgtgactttacTGATATCATCAAATACATCATCTCAATTTATCCATGAGCGATAATCTTCACGAATATTGGATAATCACTAATTCACATAAATAGtgaatgtgcgatattttactcctaAAAAATGAATAAGTGAATCGTATCTATGTCGTATGGATTGTTTCTACCGTTTATAAAATTATAATCAGTATCACTTTTAAGAAATTTGTTTTCTAAGGGAGAAAGGTTTATGATTTATTGAAGAAGAAAAGTAATCATGAAACAAGCTCCTCCTATATTCGAGGTGATGTTTGCTCAGGCAGCTCACCCTCAAATATCCACCCGTATTTTATTTGATTCtgagttaaaaaaaaatatgtaCCGTTTTGGCACTGCCCTTAAACCAGCAGGTCATGTAGATTAGCTCAAGGGGTAAGGCCCTTCGACGCCGCTCCGTTCTGCCAAATAATATGCCTAAAATAAAATGCAAGTTAGTCACCGGAATGTATAATAGGGTAGTTGTAAAACACATAtggtaatttttttatttctcaGCTAGTAGTACATTCCTGATTTCAGCGGCCCGAAAAGTAATACATAGCACTATACCCTAGAGAATTTGTTatgtaggtacacgaaataggttCGCCACGTGTCAGACATAAAGGAAAGAAATAGGGATAGAAAATCTTACTAAAAGAACCCAGTCAGAGACTTGTCAATCCAAATGACAGAATTATCTCGTCGTCGATCACCCTTGCGAAGTACAAATAGAGTGCGTGCGAAAGCGAGGAGACTCGCACAAGTTGAAGTATCCAACAAGATATCAAGTGCGATATCGTAAGggacgaagtatgattacttggcTGAAAAGACAAGCCACGAGATAGTTAtattatggagcaagaaagagACAGGTGTACCGACAAAACCTTGTGAGgatagcgaaagaaggggaaaaactttatggaaaatggtctGGGAGAAGTATAAGGCATTCCCGCGAGAACGCAGCGAATTAAAGTGTGTTGTACACCACTAGGGTTggttggcctataaatagaggtccttggtcAATGTATGTGAATCGGATTTTGGAGAGTGGGAGAGCTTAGCCTAgagagagattagggtttccttgtattaAAGAACTTGTATCTTTGTTACTTTAAATGATTCATAAATAAAGATTTTtgttttcatgttacttagtATGTCTTAAACCTTGGTTACTATCACTTTGGGCgtgctactggatttccagtagttacattttggcgtctagaaacagggaacttagatTGAGGATTCACCCTCATCTAAGGAGTGGAGAGAAGCTGAAGTTGTAGGAGAAAGAGATCTTAGTGAGACGTCCCTTTTAAGACTAGGGTTTAAAGGATAACCGATATTGAAACTAGTATAAGTTGATGACTAGAACACCAGATCGAGAGGCACACATGATAGCGACAAGGAGAAGCAAACGATTGGAGGCCAAAAGAGGAGGAACATCGGATGCAGGAGAAAGACAGGGCGTGAACCAGCGGCGGACTGAGGAGGCCAACAAAGATAAATTTAGAGAGGGATCTGTACATACTTACGACAGGGAAACCATCGCAGGAGAAGAGATGACTCGCGAGGATATGGAGGAGAATACTGGTGAAGAAGACATGTCGTTGGATCAGCTAAGGGAGACGCTTCGCTTTAAGAGGGAGAGATACAGGGATCTAGAAGATCAACAAGCCCGGTTGACGAGACAAAACACCAGGTTAGAGTTGCAGAATCGCAAGCTTAGCGAAGAAGCGTCATACGAAGCCATGGATTCATAGGTGGACACGATATTATCAGGAGAAAAGGAGTTACGACGATGAAAATACACCCGCGAGGACGACGAAGGAGAGCGAAGAAGAAAGCGACTAAGagaaaacaataaagaaagagaGTTGAGAAGAGCATTGGAAATATCAAGTTGAGAAGATCAAAGGTGGAGGTACGAAGAAGGACGGAGGCACGAGGAaaatgagaagagaagaaaatatgaaagacaaCACGAATTCAACCGGAAGGATGAGGAAGAAAGGAAGCATGGTAAGGAAGGGTTAGTTTGATGAGAGGAGACCGTTGGGAGAGAAATGGAGGGAACCTAAACCAGGAAGTCTTGGATGAGTTGCGATATATGAGAACACTGATAAACAATTCTCTAAGAGATAGCAGAGTGCAGCTGGCGGAGGCAATATAAGAGGCCGATAAATCTCCATTTACCTATGAGATAATGTACGCGGATATCGTAGAAAAATGAGTGCTACCAATACTACCAAGCATATTCAGCGTATCTGAAAGTGTTGTGCATCACTTGAAACAATACACCCTTTCGTTGATACAATGGGGACGAAATGATGCAGTACTGTGTCGATACGTCCCAGCGATCTTGGCCGGGGAAGCGTTAGCCTGGTTTGATGGGCTACCAGAAAGATCAATTTCGTCGTTCAAAGACTTGCAAAGGATATTCTTGACCACTTATATAACTAACAACATGTTGAGACCAGGAATTGAGACTCTATTCAATTTGAGAAGGAGACCATAAGAAAGCCTGCGAGGATTGGTGACGAGGTGTCGAACGCTATGCAGCGAGCTTGCAGGGAGAGTTGACGAGAAAAATTTCACCTTAGCTTTCGTAAACTCTTTAATCCCAATTGACCGGTTGTACACTCAAAtattcattattcaaaaatctttgacaaTGAATGAATTGAGAGAGTACATAGCCTTGGAAGAAAAGCATAGGCAAGTTAGAGAAATGGCACCGATTACAGcgaaagaaggaaattcaaggcTATTACCAAGGACAGTGCATGTCGTGGATAATTATTCGAAACATGAAAAGGGAGAGCCTTCAACTCCAGTCCCAGCGAATCTTGTAGCTGTATCAAGTGAAGATCAAGAATGGATCGATCAACAAAGGTATGGGGAGTCAATATGAAGGAATTACGAGCCCCGAATTTATAATACAGGATATCAATAAAGAAATAATCAAGGACCTAGATTCGGATAGCGGAGACCAAATGCACCAGATTTTGAGGATTTGAAGCTCCCTAGGCTAAACCCGACTGTGGAAAAGGTATGAGAAGCAATAGTATTAACAGAGACGATCCCACCACCACCCAATTTGGGAAGAGAGCCACCCCCAGGGACCAGGAGTCATGAATTCTGCTGATATCATAGTTTTCATGGGAATCACACAAGGGACTGTCGAAACATTCGACGAATTATACTTTTTCTGATAGAGCAGGGAAAACTCGCACATTTTCTGGAAGGCTatgtgccaccaccaccaccacttcgtGACAATCAGCAAATATACCAAATTGAAGTATATCAGGTAGCAAAAAAGCCAAATTATAATACGATAATACATGCAGGGAAGAGCATCCAAAATTTCCATGACaacatgcttaaaagagtacatAAGAGGGACTTCGAAGGAAACGAAATATTTAGCGTGACAAAAAGAGAACCATTAGAGGAACataagaaaagataaataaaGCTCTCAGCAAAGGATGCACCCGAAGGAGGAAACTCTCACACAAACCCCTTGGTTGTAACCCTGAATTTTGGGAAATACTCAAAGTGGGAAGAAGAACAAGTcgaaaagaacaaaatatgggcaATTAACAGAATATTGGTAGATACGGGGATCTCGGTCGATATACTCTTTTATCATACCTTTAGAACCATGGGGTACAAGGACTCGGATCTCGTGCCATCAATGTACAACATATATGGGTTTAATGGAGTTGCATCTAAGCCGAAAGGAAAACTAGTTGTAAAAGTTTTCGCTGGCGAGATGGTAACGAAATTCACGGTCTGCGTTATAGACATAGACTCACCTTACAATGCTCTCATAGGGAGACCATGGATACACGGGATAAAATGGATTGCATCTAATATCATCAGGCCATACGATTTCCCATGCCAAGTGCGATTTGCGAGATAAGAGAAGATCTTCTGGACGTGCAAGATTGCATCAAGAAGGACGTCCATACTATGAggagaaacaaagaaagaaaatcgAGCAAAGGAAGAAGGTGTGCGAAGAAAGAAGATCGGAGCAACTTATGGCATTAACAATCagtacatgtgaagagttggatGCAACCCAGAGGGACTTAGACGAGGAGGTAAAAATGACGAGTGATGGTGAGAAGGAACGCCATATGACTCCAGAAAAGTGAGGTCAAGTCGAGGTAAAGCGAAGTGGAACGACATAGAAAGGAAAAATGACTAAAGGAAGCGAGGCATCGAAAAGTGAGAAAGAAACCCCTACCGTTAAAGAAAAACGAACCCCGCGATGAGGCACCAAGATAAACACTTCTAAGCATAAAAAGGAGGAGAAACAAGAGGTTCATGAAAGCGTTTAATTGCATGATTCTCTAGGTAAAGGGAAAAAAgcttacgaagaagaagaaatggagcgATTGAAGGAGGAACTCTACCAACAAATACGAAAGAAGGAAGACTTAGTGAAGGAACGCATAAGATTAGAAATGCAAAATGAGAAGCTTACAATTAATAACAATCATTTGAAAAGGAAGCAAGAGAAGAGTAGTGCACAAAGAAGAGAATATGTTCCGAAAAGGATAGCTGAAGGATGTCGCGACTATCGTCGAGATAGCAAGGGGCAAGGGGAACAAAACGAACGAGAATACTTAAAGATAGACATAGAGA
This Papaver somniferum cultivar HN1 unplaced genomic scaffold, ASM357369v1 unplaced-scaffold_84, whole genome shotgun sequence DNA region includes the following protein-coding sequences:
- the LOC113345965 gene encoding major latex protein 146-like → MAQPQCISGLSGKLVTELNVNCGADDFYTIFKQHVDVPKAIPHIYKCVKVVEGDGTTSGCIKEWGYHCEGKELIVKEKTTYTDETRTICHCVVGGALAKEYKKFYAILVVNPLPCGNGSVVSWTVDYEKINKDSPIPIPYLALFGKVIEGMDSYLCASG